The genomic segment ATAGTAAAGAAGCAAAGAATCCAACAGTGCCTAACAGAAGGAAAAGGCCATAGCAGATGCAAGCCATGTAGCCAAACAAGAATGAGGTTTGCATTAGACCGCTCATATCTGATCTTTCGAAGTAATAGAAAAAGCAGTAAGCATAGACGTAGAGGGCAGTCGAACCACCATGAAGAAATGACCTGTTCAGAGTACATCATGGGGAACAGATTAGCTTACAGTGTTCAACACCATCAAATGAAGATGCTTTTGAAAGCAACATTTTCAGAGCAAATGTGTTCAAAAAACCAAGATGCAGCTACTACGAGAGAAGGCATATGCTTCACAATGGTTTATGAGAAAAAGTACAGACTACTAGTAAATACACATAAAAAGGGCCATGTACTGACACATCTTTAAGGTATCGGTTGTAATTTAAACAATCATTCTGAAAATTAAAGGTTTCGAGAAAATTAAGTGGATAAAGTATGTCAAATCTAAATGCTGCAATGGAGTATTATGTTTGATAGCATGTGTATACTAAGACAAAATATAGTGACATGGAAAATGCAATTTTCAGGAAAAAGGcatgattttcttcttttttcttggttATCTTTTCCCTTTTGAGATGTTTTCCTTCCTTAATAATCCTATAGTACTAGAAAAATAAACTTGTCTGCTATGCTAAATcagatttttttctctttaaagATGATAACCAAAGGCAAAAGAGTGTAGTCAGAAAACAACTAACCTCCACCACCATAGATGATCTTCAGCAGCAAGTTGAAGGTATGTAAAACCAATTGAGACGAGGGCAGTCATGGCTACAAGTAGAATGAAGCAAATGAATAGTACACCATATAATGTATACACCCTGTGACCCCATACACTGGCAAAGATGTAATAGAGCTCAATATAGATAACACTGAATGGCAGCAATCCTGCAAATGCCATTTGAGGAAGAACACCCCTATACCAACGGAGTGCTGGAATTTCTCTAGGACACTGTGTGGTGCGGCAAGGAGCTTGAAACTTGGACTTTGTGATTTTCCCAACAATCCCACCCAGCAAAAGCAATGGGAAAGCTAAAAATAGCCATATAAGAAAAATGACCACAATTGTACCCAAGGGAAGTGCTGCAGTAGAGCCATATATAGTTGCAACAGCATTTAGGAAACAACATGCAAGAAAGAGAGGACCACCGAAGAGAAAGCCAGTTAGAAGCAGATTCCACACCTGTCAAATCAAAAGGGAAGTTTGTTAACATTCTTTAGAAACTGAAAGAGCTAATTGTTAGCACAATCAATTGAGGATCCAAGCCCTCAGCAGTTACCCAGTTGCTTCCTTCAAGTTGATGATAGAATGAAACGGCACTAAATCCAGAAATAACATTTGTTACTGCATATGTGAAGACCAAGGCAATCCTCAGAACTCCACGGTCATATGGACGAAATACACCCATAATCCCTAAGGTCATAATGGACAACACACTGCAATAtgtacaaaattttattacagaTAAGTATAAGATTGTTCAATCTGCAACATTTGGATATATTGGACATCAGTCTTCATTGATACTTACACTGTAAATAGCTGTGTGCCACAACCAACTGCTGCAACAAAGAAGGACTTGTGTTTTGGGTATCGGAACACATCCCCATGGATGACCTTCCATCCTGCCTCTTCTTGGTTATCAGCTAG from the Coffea arabica cultivar ET-39 chromosome 11e, Coffea Arabica ET-39 HiFi, whole genome shotgun sequence genome contains:
- the LOC113717763 gene encoding transmembrane 9 superfamily member 2 — encoded protein: MEESAKFLLISVILMGILSEAKSDAFTHRYEKGDPVPLYANTVGPFRNPSETYPYYSLPFCPPDHWEEKKGTFGEVLNGDRLVSAPYKLDFRVDRESQVLCRKNLTREEVSQFRTVIAQDYYLQMYYDDLPMWAFIGKIANGSPNGSRYFIYTKVHFEIYYNGDHIIEINLRTDPSFETDLTEDKVIEVEFLYSVKWKETTAPFEERTLKYTHSAILPRHMSIHRSSISYSFWIVLILVGCLVALYVRVLRKDFNNDEELADNQEEAGWKVIHGDVFRYPKHKSFFVAAVGCGTQLFTVVLSIMTLGIMGVFRPYDRGVLRIALVFTYAVTNVISGFSAVSFYHQLEGSNWVWNLLLTGFLFGGPLFLACCFLNAVATIYGSTAALPLGTIVVIFLIWLFLAFPLLLLGGIVGKITKSKFQAPCRTTQCPREIPALRWYRGVLPQMAFAGLLPFSVIYIELYYIFASVWGHRVYTLYGVLFICFILLVAMTALVSIGFTYLQLAAEDHLWWWRSFLHGGSTALYVYAYCFFYYFERSDMSGLMQTSFLFGYMACICYGLFLLLGTVGFFASLLFVRCIYSSIKCD